A section of the Spirosoma pollinicola genome encodes:
- a CDS encoding TolC family protein, with amino-acid sequence MRSWILLLLLLPASQVGAQDSLRLTRQQADSLFIKNNLLLLAERFRIDVSQAQILQASLRDNPTANLEISAFNNQTSRVLDVGRGGEKIISIQQLLYTAGKRNKRIALATEAAHLTELELLDLLRGLRFDLRSRFYAIYFQQQTLARYDRQIATIQTTVTAYEREYERNNVSLRELLRLKALLFQLSNDRTEIRFQLAEDQRNIRTLLSVNQPIKPIVLNEALTRYHIPTQPEDTLRDLALRNRPDLLAAQSLNRQAELNYTLQKALAKPDLRVGGTYDQNGSYIANYVGLSVGMDLPVFNRNQGAIRAARSQISYQSQLQKQRAMQVTNEVSTALQKVRDVEQMVQSVEGRFTDQFELLNQGVVTSFQKGNISLLEFVDLIETYNESVRQLNRLKADRVNAYEELNYLIGDDLFN; translated from the coding sequence ATGCGTTCCTGGATTTTACTTTTACTCCTGCTTCCGGCCAGTCAGGTCGGTGCGCAGGACTCACTACGACTTACCCGACAGCAAGCCGATAGTCTGTTTATCAAAAATAACTTGCTACTGCTGGCTGAACGATTTCGAATCGACGTGAGTCAGGCACAGATTCTACAGGCCAGCCTGCGCGACAACCCCACAGCCAACCTTGAAATCAGTGCGTTCAACAACCAGACAAGCCGGGTGCTGGACGTTGGGCGCGGGGGTGAAAAAATCATATCCATTCAGCAACTACTATACACCGCTGGCAAACGAAACAAACGGATTGCCTTAGCCACCGAAGCCGCTCACCTGACCGAATTAGAGCTCCTCGACCTGTTACGTGGTCTTCGGTTCGACCTCCGCAGTCGGTTCTACGCCATTTATTTTCAGCAGCAAACACTGGCTCGTTACGACCGGCAAATTGCCACGATACAGACAACCGTAACAGCCTATGAACGCGAATATGAGCGAAATAACGTATCGCTGCGGGAGTTACTTCGGCTCAAAGCCTTGCTGTTTCAGTTGAGCAACGACCGTACCGAAATCCGTTTTCAACTCGCCGAAGATCAGCGAAATATCCGAACACTGCTCTCGGTTAATCAGCCCATAAAGCCCATTGTTCTCAATGAAGCCCTGACCCGCTATCATATCCCCACGCAACCCGAGGATACACTTCGGGACCTTGCCCTCCGCAACCGCCCTGACCTGCTGGCGGCTCAGTCGCTCAACCGGCAAGCTGAATTGAATTATACACTTCAAAAAGCACTTGCCAAACCCGACCTGCGTGTGGGCGGCACCTACGACCAGAATGGCAGTTACATTGCAAACTACGTTGGCCTGTCAGTTGGTATGGATTTACCGGTGTTTAACCGCAATCAGGGAGCGATCCGGGCAGCCCGCAGTCAGATTAGCTACCAAAGTCAGTTGCAGAAACAACGTGCCATGCAGGTAACCAACGAAGTTTCTACCGCTCTTCAAAAAGTTCGGGATGTAGAACAGATGGTTCAGTCGGTAGAAGGTCGCTTTACGGACCAGTTCGAGTTGCTGAATCAGGGTGTCGTTACGAGTTTCCAGAAGGGCAATATCTCCCTGCTGGAATTTGTGGATTTGATTGAAACCTACAACGAGAGTGTCCGGCAGCTTAACCGCCTGAAAGCCGACCGCGTCAACGCCTACGAAGAACTCAATTACCTCATCGGCGACGACTTATTCAACTAA
- a CDS encoding efflux RND transporter permease subunit: MNAFIRNVVGFSLRNRFFIFFMTAGLIIAGIASYLTTPLEAFPDVTNTQIIVVTEWNGRSAEEIERFVTVPIEIGMNSVQRKTSVRSITMFGLSIIKIIFEDDVEDFFARQQVNNQLRSISLPDGVSPDVQPPYGPTGEIFRFTLKSPNRDSRELLTLHNWVIDRQLRSVSGVADVVAFGGREKSYEIRVNPTQLAKYDITPLEVYQAVTRSNINVGGDVIERNGQAYVVRGIGLLTSIPDIENLIVEDLGGNPVLIKNVAEVAGSNLPRVGQAGLDNDDDVVEGIVVMRKNENPSEVLERVKAKIEDLNTRILPSDVKLVTFYDRDNLISFCTKTVLHNLTEGIILVTVIVFLFMADWRTTIIVSIIIPLALLFAFMCLKLRGMSANLLSMGAVDFGIIVDGAVVMVEGIFVTLDHQAHRVGMPKFNRMAKLGLIKKTGGELGKAVFFSKLIIITALLPIFSFQKVEGKMFSPLAWTLGFALLGALLFTLTLVPVLCSILLKKDVREKNNPLVNFFDRTVMAGFSWCYLNQKISLLAAIGFMGATFFSATLLGSEFLPTLNEGALWVEAKLPMSSSLNQTVGMVRTLRQKLMDFPEVNGVLSQTGRSNDGTDPSGFYYVQMQVNLKPKDDWTRKITTDQLIEEMDGRLKQFQGINYNYSQPIIDNVAEAVAGMNASNAVKIFGDDLETLDKLANTVLGAIRNVPGVKDVGILRNIGQPEISVLFDDRKMALYGVSTADAQSVIEMAIGGKTASVLYEGERKFDIRVRYGEDYRRTEEDIMRLMVPTLRGNKIPLREIATLREITGPAFVYRDNNKRFIGVKFSVRERDLGSTIGEAQQRVNEAIKNLPKGYGITWTGEFENQVRATARLGQVVPISLAAIFVILFILFGSAKDAGLVLINVPFALIGGILALHATGMNFGISAGVGFIALFGICVQNGVILISVFNNNRKAHMPLDQAIREGVRSRIRPVVMTALMAAIGLLPAAVSTGIGSETQKPLAIVVIGGLITATVLTLLIFPIIYRIFNKKHHTALV, from the coding sequence ATGAATGCTTTCATCCGTAACGTAGTGGGTTTTTCATTGAGGAACCGCTTTTTCATATTTTTCATGACGGCCGGCCTCATTATTGCCGGTATCGCCAGTTACCTGACAACACCCCTCGAAGCCTTTCCCGACGTTACCAACACGCAAATTATCGTGGTGACAGAATGGAATGGCCGCTCAGCCGAAGAAATTGAACGTTTCGTAACCGTGCCCATCGAAATTGGTATGAACTCGGTGCAGCGCAAAACCAGCGTTCGTTCTATTACCATGTTTGGGCTGAGTATCATCAAGATCATTTTTGAGGACGATGTCGAAGACTTTTTTGCCCGCCAGCAGGTCAATAACCAGCTTCGCTCGATATCACTGCCCGATGGTGTTTCGCCCGATGTACAACCTCCGTACGGCCCCACCGGCGAAATTTTCCGATTCACCCTCAAGTCGCCCAACCGCGACAGCCGCGAGTTACTCACGCTGCATAACTGGGTTATCGACCGCCAGCTCCGCAGCGTATCGGGGGTGGCCGACGTGGTGGCCTTCGGTGGTCGTGAAAAGAGCTATGAAATTCGCGTAAACCCTACTCAATTAGCTAAATACGACATCACCCCGCTGGAAGTTTATCAGGCCGTAACCCGCAGTAATATCAACGTGGGGGGCGATGTGATCGAACGAAACGGGCAAGCCTACGTGGTGCGGGGCATTGGCCTTTTAACGTCTATTCCCGATATCGAAAACCTGATCGTCGAAGACCTGGGGGGCAATCCGGTACTTATCAAAAATGTAGCCGAAGTAGCCGGATCAAACCTGCCCCGCGTGGGTCAGGCGGGTCTGGACAACGACGACGACGTGGTGGAGGGTATTGTGGTTATGCGTAAGAACGAAAATCCCAGCGAGGTGCTGGAACGTGTGAAAGCCAAAATCGAGGACCTCAACACGCGCATCTTACCATCTGATGTAAAGCTGGTTACCTTCTACGACCGTGACAACCTGATCTCGTTCTGTACCAAAACCGTACTGCATAACCTCACCGAAGGTATTATTCTGGTTACGGTGATCGTGTTTCTGTTCATGGCCGACTGGCGGACTACGATCATCGTGTCTATTATTATTCCACTTGCCCTCTTGTTTGCCTTTATGTGCCTCAAACTGCGGGGTATGTCGGCGAATTTGCTATCGATGGGCGCAGTCGATTTTGGCATTATCGTTGATGGTGCGGTCGTCATGGTCGAGGGCATTTTTGTAACGCTCGACCACCAGGCGCATCGCGTTGGCATGCCCAAATTCAACCGCATGGCGAAATTGGGTCTCATCAAAAAGACCGGTGGCGAGTTGGGGAAAGCCGTTTTCTTCTCTAAGTTGATCATTATCACGGCCCTGTTGCCTATTTTCTCCTTTCAGAAAGTGGAGGGAAAAATGTTTTCACCTCTGGCCTGGACATTAGGCTTCGCCCTGCTTGGTGCGCTCCTGTTCACTCTGACGCTAGTGCCCGTTTTATGTTCGATCCTGCTTAAAAAAGACGTTCGGGAAAAGAATAATCCGCTGGTCAATTTCTTCGACCGCACAGTTATGGCTGGGTTTAGCTGGTGTTATTTGAATCAGAAAATTAGTTTATTGGCGGCAATAGGCTTTATGGGTGCCACGTTCTTCTCGGCTACACTGCTAGGCTCGGAGTTTCTGCCGACCCTTAACGAAGGAGCATTGTGGGTAGAGGCCAAACTGCCCATGAGCAGTTCGCTCAACCAGACAGTAGGCATGGTGCGCACACTTCGCCAGAAGCTAATGGACTTCCCCGAGGTGAATGGGGTGCTGTCGCAAACAGGCCGATCCAACGACGGCACCGATCCCTCTGGATTCTACTACGTACAGATGCAGGTGAACCTGAAGCCCAAAGACGACTGGACGCGCAAGATTACAACCGATCAGTTGATTGAGGAAATGGACGGGCGACTCAAGCAGTTTCAGGGTATCAACTATAACTATTCGCAACCTATCATCGACAACGTAGCCGAAGCCGTAGCAGGTATGAACGCCAGTAACGCCGTTAAAATCTTTGGCGATGATCTGGAAACCCTCGATAAACTGGCCAATACCGTCCTTGGTGCCATCCGCAATGTGCCGGGGGTGAAAGATGTTGGTATACTGCGGAACATTGGTCAGCCAGAAATCAGCGTGTTGTTCGACGACCGGAAAATGGCTCTCTACGGCGTTTCGACAGCCGATGCCCAGTCTGTTATTGAAATGGCTATTGGCGGTAAAACGGCTTCTGTTTTATACGAAGGTGAACGCAAATTCGACATTCGTGTCCGCTACGGCGAAGATTACCGGCGCACCGAAGAGGACATTATGCGGCTGATGGTGCCTACCCTGCGCGGCAACAAAATCCCGTTGCGCGAAATTGCCACCCTGCGCGAAATAACCGGCCCGGCCTTTGTATACCGCGATAACAACAAGCGATTTATTGGCGTAAAGTTCTCGGTACGGGAGCGGGATTTAGGTAGTACGATCGGCGAAGCGCAGCAACGCGTTAACGAAGCCATCAAAAACCTGCCCAAGGGCTACGGCATCACCTGGACCGGCGAATTTGAGAATCAGGTGCGGGCAACGGCGCGATTGGGACAAGTGGTGCCCATTAGTCTGGCCGCTATTTTCGTCATTCTGTTCATTCTATTCGGCAGTGCCAAAGATGCAGGTCTCGTGCTGATCAACGTACCCTTTGCGCTTATCGGGGGTATTCTGGCCCTGCACGCCACAGGCATGAACTTCGGCATTTCGGCGGGGGTAGGGTTTATTGCGCTGTTCGGTATTTGCGTACAGAATGGTGTTATCCTGATTTCTGTTTTCAACAACAACCGCAAAGCCCACATGCCACTCGATCAGGCCATTCGGGAGGGTGTCCGGTCGCGTATCCGACCCGTGGTAATGACCGCGCTAATGGCCGCTATCGGCCTGTTACCAGCCGCCGTTTCGACAGGCATTGGGTCGGAAACCCAGAAACCCCTGGCTATTGTCGTTATTGGTGGACTCATCACCGCTACGGTTCTTACGCTCCTTATCTTCCCTATTATTTACCGCATATTTAACAAAAAACATCATACAGCATTAGTTTAG
- a CDS encoding SdrD B-like domain-containing protein — protein sequence MKKLYIFTVFLLVFGCIGAAQAQVKGVVFRDFDLNGVRSDTLPIEVGIAGVTVLAFVDLNKTPVQTLTDAQGNYAFSASAIPVGMPVRIEFSKLPTGDYNGPYGTGSGTSVQFVKAPAEHVNIGINYPADYCQRTGVRLIVPCYVNGNSQTTTDANGNLVADEKQSAKADVLVDIAYEASGMAGPSNFPPNHLAFGSQVGAVWSLAYQRRNKKILSAAVVKRHMSFGPLGTGGIYMTDAVTHTTTSFLNVKTLGIDTGTDPHSGLFGDKTQASTDAGAMNAVGRISFGGMDMSEDDKTIYFINLKDRKVYGVFVNSPAVVPTSQTAVKSWSIPDPGCSNGDFRPWALKVHHGKIYVGVVCSAETSQQKSDLKATIYRFDPKAASPVFDEILAFPLDFRRGAADLTGTCIQYDHWLPWTDAWPTACGQGSNPNFVMYPQPIVTDLEFDDDGSMMIGFMDRFGNMVGVANHDPQGNGGFDGFTGGDLLRAYNNNGTLELEKNGKSGNLTGSGVGNNEGPLDANNVGGEFFGSDNWTFFGNVAHAEVTNGALSFIPGYTEILTSAFDPIAQTYQSGGLKVFNSKTGATSRNYVLYTLDAAPGSFGKAAGLGDIKALCDPAGVEIGNRVWFDDNRDGIQDAYEPGIDGIVLTLHDMEKGGSLMATQTTHDGGQFYFNKSTVPGGLEYDHKYEIRMDTIQLPNFDITLAGVKPLSATGGRVAARAAGARQALASPQRYYTLSPANRTGFSNPDMRDSNAQLVGGSAVIAVTSLDAGQNDFTYDFSIYSCPKLTSEQDSISLCPGAKVDSIAVVGSYFSRVDSVRFVLFTSPQSGTAMYESGGVVLSTTKLNEVTNRAVLYNPAINTNSAITSQYIYAIIYPTPENPSCRQSDVTVVKLSPSLVARATGGQLNCSIKSVTLKGSVKYSNGTAAPSATYAWTGPNSFSSSVQNPSVTESGSYTLTVGDPACPGSFTTTIAEVTSDTISPTMSTSVVARTCPTCAARISADSPGATLSWTGPNGFTAVGAGADVVVDGTYSVTATASNGCWVTASVLVTPSFCPALTNTQSSLSLCSGASVDSLVTVGQHLSGSESVRFVLFSSPQSGTAMYGSGGVVLGTVGFDELTNRAVLKKPLLNTINNGSVISSQYIYGLIYPTPVSIECRQSAETVVRILPAIVATATSGTLSCSAKSVQLKGTARYGDGTVVSQANYAWIGPSNFISLERNPSVTESGSYTLTVVDSTCPGSFTTTITEVTSDTASPIMSTLVVDRTCPTCTAQISADSPGATLSWTGPNGFTAVGAGADVVVDGTYSVTATASNGCWVTANLQVIPFSCPTPVCVPILINRIR from the coding sequence ATGAAGAAACTTTACATATTTACAGTCTTTCTACTGGTTTTTGGGTGTATTGGAGCAGCCCAGGCCCAGGTGAAAGGAGTGGTTTTTAGGGATTTTGATCTGAATGGAGTCCGATCCGATACATTACCAATTGAAGTAGGCATTGCTGGAGTAACCGTTCTGGCTTTTGTCGATTTAAATAAAACGCCGGTTCAGACACTCACAGATGCCCAAGGCAATTACGCCTTTAGTGCCTCTGCTATTCCGGTAGGTATGCCTGTGCGCATTGAATTTAGCAAGTTGCCCACAGGAGACTATAACGGCCCGTATGGTACAGGTAGCGGCACGAGTGTACAGTTTGTAAAAGCCCCGGCTGAGCATGTAAATATTGGTATCAACTACCCCGCCGACTACTGCCAGCGAACGGGTGTACGGTTAATTGTTCCGTGTTATGTAAATGGCAATTCGCAGACAACGACCGATGCCAATGGCAATTTGGTTGCCGATGAAAAACAGTCAGCTAAAGCGGATGTACTGGTTGATATAGCTTACGAGGCTTCCGGTATGGCAGGGCCATCGAATTTCCCGCCCAATCACCTGGCGTTTGGTAGCCAGGTAGGCGCCGTATGGTCATTGGCCTATCAGCGCCGAAACAAAAAAATACTCAGCGCAGCTGTGGTTAAGCGGCACATGAGCTTTGGGCCGCTTGGCACCGGTGGTATCTACATGACCGATGCTGTTACGCATACTACTACAAGTTTTCTGAATGTTAAAACGCTTGGTATCGATACCGGTACAGATCCCCACAGTGGTCTCTTTGGCGATAAGACTCAGGCTAGTACAGATGCTGGAGCAATGAACGCTGTAGGGCGCATTAGTTTCGGTGGGATGGATATGTCGGAGGATGATAAAACCATCTATTTCATAAATCTGAAAGATCGGAAAGTATACGGTGTCTTTGTCAATTCACCAGCGGTCGTTCCAACATCACAAACAGCGGTAAAATCATGGTCAATTCCTGATCCAGGCTGTTCAAACGGTGATTTCCGTCCCTGGGCACTTAAAGTTCATCATGGCAAAATTTATGTAGGCGTCGTTTGTTCGGCTGAAACATCGCAGCAGAAAAGCGACCTCAAAGCAACTATTTATCGCTTCGATCCCAAAGCCGCTTCGCCTGTTTTTGACGAGATACTGGCGTTTCCGCTTGATTTCCGGCGTGGCGCGGCCGATTTGACAGGCACTTGTATACAGTATGATCATTGGTTACCCTGGACAGACGCCTGGCCAACGGCCTGCGGGCAGGGTAGCAATCCGAATTTTGTCATGTATCCGCAACCCATTGTAACGGATTTGGAATTTGATGATGATGGCTCGATGATGATTGGCTTTATGGACAGGTTCGGCAATATGGTGGGAGTGGCCAACCACGATCCACAGGGTAATGGGGGGTTTGACGGCTTCACCGGTGGCGACCTACTGCGGGCTTACAATAACAACGGGACGCTTGAACTGGAGAAAAACGGTAAGTCAGGTAATTTAACCGGGAGCGGGGTTGGGAACAACGAAGGACCTCTGGACGCAAATAATGTAGGTGGTGAGTTTTTTGGAAGCGATAACTGGACTTTCTTCGGCAATGTTGCCCACGCGGAGGTGACTAACGGTGCGCTTAGCTTTATTCCGGGTTATACAGAAATTCTCACATCGGCTTTTGATCCTATAGCACAAACCTATCAGTCAGGTGGTCTGAAAGTATTTAACAGTAAAACAGGTGCCACGAGTCGAAATTATGTCTTATACACACTGGATGCCGCGCCGGGCTCATTTGGCAAAGCTGCCGGGTTGGGCGACATAAAAGCCTTATGTGACCCCGCCGGTGTCGAAATTGGTAACCGTGTATGGTTCGATGACAATCGTGACGGTATTCAGGATGCTTATGAACCGGGTATCGATGGCATTGTGCTGACACTTCACGATATGGAAAAGGGGGGTAGCTTAATGGCTACCCAAACCACACATGATGGTGGACAGTTTTATTTTAATAAGAGTACTGTGCCAGGGGGGCTGGAATATGACCATAAGTATGAAATACGAATGGACACCATCCAACTGCCAAATTTTGATATAACCCTTGCCGGCGTTAAACCTTTATCAGCAACAGGGGGTCGAGTAGCAGCTCGGGCGGCTGGTGCCCGGCAGGCACTCGCTAGCCCACAACGGTATTATACGCTCTCGCCCGCCAACCGAACCGGCTTTAGCAATCCAGATATGCGCGATTCCAATGCTCAACTGGTTGGTGGATCGGCCGTTATCGCCGTGACGTCTCTCGATGCCGGGCAAAATGACTTCACCTATGACTTTTCTATCTATTCTTGTCCCAAACTGACTAGTGAACAAGACAGTATTTCGCTGTGTCCTGGCGCTAAAGTCGATTCCATTGCAGTCGTTGGTAGTTACTTTAGTCGGGTTGACTCGGTTCGGTTTGTGTTGTTTACAAGCCCGCAATCGGGTACGGCCATGTATGAGTCTGGTGGTGTAGTGCTCAGTACAACAAAACTAAATGAAGTCACAAATCGGGCTGTACTCTATAATCCTGCCATCAACACCAATTCTGCAATTACTAGTCAATATATTTATGCTATCATCTATCCCACGCCAGAAAATCCTTCCTGTCGGCAGTCGGATGTGACGGTAGTCAAGCTGTCTCCTTCTCTGGTGGCCAGGGCCACGGGTGGTCAGCTGAATTGCTCGATCAAAAGTGTAACGCTCAAGGGATCAGTTAAATACAGCAATGGTACGGCGGCTCCGTCGGCAACCTATGCCTGGACGGGGCCCAACAGCTTTAGCAGTTCGGTTCAGAACCCAAGCGTTACCGAGTCGGGGAGTTACACCCTGACGGTAGGTGATCCGGCTTGCCCTGGCAGTTTTACCACGACCATTGCGGAGGTGACTTCAGACACCATATCGCCTACTATGAGTACCTCGGTGGTGGCCAGGACTTGCCCCACCTGCGCGGCCCGCATCTCGGCCGATTCGCCGGGGGCTACCTTAAGCTGGACGGGCCCCAATGGATTCACGGCAGTAGGTGCAGGCGCGGATGTGGTGGTGGATGGCACCTACTCGGTGACGGCCACGGCCAGCAACGGTTGTTGGGTAACGGCTAGTGTGCTGGTGACACCCAGTTTCTGCCCTGCCCTGACCAACACCCAATCGTCACTCTCCCTTTGCTCGGGAGCCTCTGTGGACTCGCTGGTAACGGTTGGCCAGCACCTGAGCGGCAGCGAGTCGGTTCGGTTTGTGCTGTTCAGCAGTCCCCAGTCGGGCACGGCCATGTATGGGTCTGGTGGGGTGGTGCTGGGCACCGTTGGCTTCGATGAGCTAACCAATCGGGCTGTCCTGAAGAAGCCTCTGCTGAACACGATCAACAATGGCTCAGTCATTTCGAGTCAATATATTTATGGGCTCATTTACCCCACGCCGGTCAGTATCGAGTGCCGCCAGTCGGCGGAGACGGTGGTTCGGATACTGCCTGCTATTGTGGCCACAGCCACGAGTGGCACGCTGAGTTGTTCGGCCAAAAGTGTTCAACTCAAGGGCACGGCCCGTTATGGCGATGGAACGGTGGTGAGTCAAGCTAACTACGCCTGGATAGGCCCGAGCAACTTCATTAGCCTGGAGCGGAACCCAAGCGTTACCGAGTCGGGGAGTTACACCTTAACGGTGGTCGATTCGACCTGTCCAGGTAGTTTCACCACGACCATCACCGAGGTCACCTCAGACACTGCATCACCTATAATGAGCACCTTGGTGGTGGACAGGACTTGCCCCACCTGCACGGCTCAAATCTCGGCCGATTCGCCGGGGGCTACCTTAAGCTGGACGGGCCCCAATGGATTCACGGCAGTAGGTGCAGGCGCGGATGTGGTGGTGGATGGTACCTACTCGGTGACGGCCACGGCCAGCAACGGTTGTTGGGTAACGGCTAATCTACAGGTCATTCCGTTTAGCTGTCCAACGCCTGTGTGTGTACCTATATTGATTAACAGAATCAGGTAA
- a CDS encoding LytR/AlgR family response regulator transcription factor, which translates to MRPNLYTTPPKTALPTDAIQMYVRDSGQLALPVSDLMFLQATGNYSWLFWKDGQRMLMPRTLKYYVPQLPSAWFIRLHRNCIVNLHYIERIERIEPDKGGLVYMRSGVVLPISRRRWFAAKRLLSRHLLSN; encoded by the coding sequence ATGAGACCAAACCTTTACACAACTCCACCCAAAACTGCACTACCCACAGATGCCATACAAATGTATGTGCGTGACAGTGGTCAACTTGCTCTTCCGGTATCAGACCTAATGTTTTTACAAGCAACGGGCAACTATAGCTGGCTTTTCTGGAAAGACGGACAACGCATGCTGATGCCACGTACACTGAAATACTATGTGCCTCAATTACCTTCGGCATGGTTTATCAGACTCCATCGAAACTGCATTGTCAACCTGCACTATATAGAACGCATCGAACGGATTGAGCCAGACAAAGGTGGTCTGGTTTATATGCGGTCAGGAGTTGTCTTGCCCATATCCCGTCGTCGTTGGTTTGCAGCCAAGAGATTACTATCCAGACACTTACTCTCCAACTAG
- a CDS encoding efflux RND transporter periplasmic adaptor subunit — MKALPYIRPFAFFCAVALTGLLPACHPKPAPQEATAFMLSDTMLSRIRIDTARTQPLRSELTLVGRIIADENRVIEVFPLVGGNVENVKVELGDYVQKGQTLATIRSGEVADFERQNTQAQADLLLAEKNLRVAQDLFESKLNSQREVIAAQKEVERAQAEVSRIREVYRIYGVGKSSTYTVKAPIAGYIIAKNVNQGTQLRSDNANSLFTVGQISEVWVLANVNESDIGRVRPGMTADMQTLAYPDELFQGKVDKLYTVLDPGTKAMTVRIRLPNPGLKLRPEMHATVTIRYDDGGQMVTVPAGSVIFDKSKHYVMVFRSRTDIETREVTLQKSLGNVAYISVGIKPGERIIAKNQLLVYDALND; from the coding sequence ATGAAAGCTTTGCCATACATACGCCCATTTGCTTTTTTTTGTGCGGTAGCCCTCACTGGTTTACTACCTGCCTGCCACCCGAAACCGGCCCCACAAGAAGCAACCGCCTTCATGCTGTCAGACACTATGCTCAGTCGAATTCGCATCGACACCGCCCGAACGCAGCCATTACGCAGTGAGCTGACGCTGGTAGGGCGCATCATCGCCGATGAAAATCGGGTTATCGAGGTGTTCCCGCTGGTAGGTGGAAACGTCGAAAACGTTAAGGTAGAACTGGGCGATTACGTCCAGAAGGGCCAAACGCTGGCGACCATCCGCTCGGGCGAAGTTGCCGATTTTGAACGGCAGAATACACAGGCGCAGGCCGATTTATTATTGGCCGAAAAGAACCTCCGTGTGGCGCAGGATTTGTTTGAAAGCAAACTAAACTCCCAGCGCGAAGTCATTGCCGCTCAGAAAGAAGTGGAACGGGCACAGGCCGAAGTAAGCCGCATTCGGGAAGTGTACCGGATTTATGGCGTTGGCAAGTCGTCGACCTACACCGTCAAAGCGCCGATAGCGGGCTATATCATCGCAAAAAATGTCAATCAGGGAACGCAGCTCCGCTCCGATAATGCGAACAGCCTGTTCACCGTTGGGCAGATCAGCGAAGTGTGGGTGCTGGCAAACGTTAACGAAAGCGATATTGGGCGCGTAAGACCCGGCATGACTGCCGACATGCAAACGCTGGCCTACCCGGATGAGCTTTTCCAGGGAAAAGTCGATAAGCTATATACCGTTCTCGACCCTGGAACTAAAGCCATGACTGTGCGCATCCGGCTGCCAAATCCGGGACTGAAGCTCCGCCCCGAAATGCATGCCACTGTTACCATTCGCTACGATGATGGCGGTCAGATGGTTACAGTACCTGCGGGGTCGGTCATTTTCGACAAATCCAAGCACTATGTAATGGTGTTCCGGAGCCGCACCGATATTGAAACCCGCGAGGTAACGCTTCAAAAATCGCTGGGTAATGTGGCCTACATCAGCGTAGGTATTAAACCGGGCGAACGGATCATCGCCAAAAATCAACTTTTGGTGTACGACGCCCTAAACGATTAA
- a CDS encoding YpdA family putative bacillithiol disulfide reductase, translated as MQTYDVIIVGSGPCGLAAGIEAAKAGLSHLILEMGSLTESIRQYPRRMRFFSTAENIEIGGLPFAISDVKAGRDEALQYYRKAAAYYHLNFKLFQEVWEVHKEGDLFTVTTKAGDHFYARKVIMATGYFTRPRWLNIPGEDLPHVSHYYDEPFKYSFTNVVIIGGSNSTVEAALELYRHDVNITVVHRGDDFRSTVKYWLVPDVKNRVKEGKIKTAFDSCVTQINEKSVTINNLKTGEETELPADFVLILTGYIPDAELLRRCGIELDPVTQVPTFNKETFETTVPGLYVCGTVMAGIFTEKVFIENGREHAQAIIDHIVGREVHKVAELIQRI; from the coding sequence ATGCAAACATACGACGTCATTATTGTTGGCAGTGGTCCCTGCGGACTGGCAGCTGGCATTGAAGCGGCTAAAGCCGGATTAAGTCATTTAATCCTTGAAATGGGTAGTCTGACAGAATCAATACGGCAATACCCCCGGCGAATGCGTTTTTTTTCAACGGCCGAAAATATTGAAATCGGGGGACTACCGTTTGCCATTTCGGATGTAAAAGCCGGTCGCGACGAAGCGCTTCAGTATTACCGAAAAGCTGCTGCCTATTACCACCTGAATTTTAAACTGTTCCAGGAGGTATGGGAAGTACATAAAGAGGGCGACTTATTTACGGTTACGACCAAAGCTGGTGATCATTTTTACGCCCGCAAGGTGATTATGGCAACGGGTTATTTTACGCGGCCCCGCTGGCTTAACATTCCCGGCGAAGATCTGCCGCATGTTTCACACTACTACGACGAGCCCTTTAAGTATTCGTTTACCAATGTGGTAATTATTGGCGGGTCAAACTCAACGGTTGAAGCGGCCTTAGAACTGTATCGACACGACGTGAATATTACCGTGGTTCATCGGGGCGACGATTTTCGCAGTACAGTAAAGTACTGGCTCGTGCCGGATGTGAAAAACCGCGTGAAAGAAGGTAAAATCAAAACTGCCTTCGATTCGTGTGTGACGCAAATCAATGAGAAATCGGTAACGATTAATAATCTGAAAACGGGCGAAGAAACGGAACTGCCGGCTGATTTTGTGCTAATCCTGACAGGCTATATTCCAGATGCGGAACTGCTGCGTCGCTGTGGTATTGAACTCGATCCAGTAACACAGGTTCCTACGTTTAATAAAGAAACATTTGAGACTACTGTTCCCGGTTTATACGTATGTGGTACGGTAATGGCCGGAATCTTTACGGAGAAAGTCTTTATCGAAAACGGTCGCGAACACGCCCAGGCAATCATTGATCATATAGTGGGCCGTGAAGTACACAAAGTAGCTGAGTTGATTCAGCGGATTTAA